From Thermoplasmata archaeon:
GCGCGGAACCCGTTGTGCAGCCTCTCGTACACGTAGTGGGACTCGGACACCCGTGCGTACCGCTCCGTCACCGCACGGACCTCAAGGTCCGGGAACACGACCCAGCCCGTGCGGATCTCCGCCGCGCCGCCCACGGGCAGGTCCAGGCGCTTCAGCGCCAGGGTGTTCGTCGCGGGGCTCGCCGAGAGGTCGAAGTCCGTGAACCCTGCGAGCTCGCGATGGCAGAAGCCGTCGATCGTCCACATGCCCTCCTCGCTGATCTCCACATGGAGGAAGTGCCGTTGGCGCCGCTGTCGAAGGTCGACCTGCGCGCTCCGGGGAGCCCACGCCAGGTCGCATGCGATCGCGTAGGTCACCGTGGTCGGTCCCTCGGGGAAGCGGAGGCGAGCCCGGCCGGAGAGGTGGAACCCGTGGTCCGTCCGGGAGAGGATGGCGCGCTCGATCCCCGGGTGCCGGAAGTACCGCCACTGGGCGCGTCCGAGGACGCGGGGCGGGCTCACCGGACCGCCTCCCGCCCCGCGGCTCGGGTCATACCGCACCTTGCGTTTTCGTGGACCGCAACACCTTGTAGCCGCTGCCCCGCTTCACGATCTCCGCGTTGCCGAACGCCTCGTCCATCCGGCGCTGGAGGGAATCGGCTCCCTGCCGGGTGCGGGCCACAAGCCACAACTGCCCTCCCTCCAGGAGATGCGCGGGCGCCTCGGACACGATCCGGTCGACCACGGATCGGCCGGCGCGCAGGGGCGGGTTGGAGACGATGTGGTCGAAGGCGAGGCCGGCCACGGGCTCGTAGAGGCTTCCGAGCCGGACCTCCGCGGTCGCGACCCCGTTCGCCCGGAGGTTCTCCCGGGCGAGCCGCACCGCCCGCTCGTTGACGTCCGTCAGGATGACGTGTCCGCGCTCGGAGAGCTTCGCCGCGGCGATCCCGATCACGCCGTACCCGCACCCGAGGTCGAGGATGAGTTCGCACGGGCCGACGTGGAGCGCCTCGAGCAGGAGCTCGGTGCCCCGGTCCAGACCGCCGCGGGAGAAGACGCCCGCGTCCGTGCCGAGCCGCAGCGTGAGGCCGCGAACGTGGACCGCGACCCGGGTGGGCCTCCGGCGGGAGGAAGGCCTCGGCGTCGAGTACTGCTCACCCATCCGGCGGTGGGAACGAGGTCGTGGACCTTAAGCCCGACGCTCCGAGGACTCGGGCTTCGTGGTATGCCCAAGGAGGACCGTGGCGATCTGGAGGTCCTCGCTGGAGCCGGAGTAGTTCCCGTCCCGGAACTCGCGTTCCGCGCGGGTCAGGACCTCCTGGACGTCCGGGAGCATGGGGAAGTCGACGGCCCGGATCAGCTCGACGCGCCGCTGGGTCTCCGCGAGCGCCTTCGCGAGCGCCTCTCGGGCGTTCCGCCGGCGGACGAAGGACGCATGGGCGTGCTCGACGTGCTCGAGGGCGCGGGCGTAGTTGCCCTCCTTGAGCGCTCGGCGGGCGTCCTTGAGCGCCGCATCCGCCTCGTAGGAGTGGAAACCCTCGCGGGTCAAGCGCGAGTACAGCACGTCCGCGTCCCGGAGCGCGGTCACCGCCTTCGCGTGGCTCTCGGAGAGGCGGGATGCGTCCTCCGTGAGCCGCTCCGCCATCTCCAGGCACGGCTCCAGGAGTCCCTTGGCCCGCATGTCCCTCGCGTAGGAGACCTGGCGGTCGATTCGCTCCGTGATGATGCCCTCCGCGCGGAGTTCGCCGAGCCGTGCATCCACCCGGTCCAAGATCACGCCCGTCTCCCGGTACACGGCGCGCAGGCGGTCCGCGCGCGCCTCGAGGCCCGCGGCGATCCGCGTCGCGCTGTCGACATGCCCGAGGGCGAGCTCGCGCGTGGCCTCTTCCAGGGAGTGCTCGAGGGCGTTGACCGCTCCCTCTGCGAACGCGTTCGGGTCCTCGATGCCCTCGAGGTCGCCCAGGGCCGTGATCGCGATCTCCGCGAGGAAGATGCGGTTGGAGGCCGCGTGCGCGCGGACGAGCAGGTCGCGGCCCTCGCGCGCCGTGTGCTCGAGGATCACGCGCGCCTCCAGGTAGTTGGGGACCGTAGTGCCGCTCTCCAGGGCGCCCGTCGCGAGTTTCTCACGCGCCCGGTCCAGGGCCTCCCGGTAGGCGCTCGTGTCGAGGCCGATCCTGCGGAGTTCCCCGATCCGGATCTCCAGGTCCGCCTTCGCCTTCTGGTATGCGTTGAATCGATCGTCCAGGGTGAGTGCGAGGCTCTCTGCTCTCCGCGCCGCGGCGAGCGCCTTGGAGAACTCATGCGCCTTGAACATGTCCTGTGCGATCCGGAGCGACTCCTCGGCGGGCGCGAGGTCCGCGGGCGTGAGACGCAGGACCGCGACGAGACCCTCCGTGCGGCCGATCGCCTCCTCGGCGTGGCGAGCCTTGCCTCCTCTCAGGAATCCGACCTCGTCTCCCGACGGCGTCATGGACAGCCTCC
This genomic window contains:
- a CDS encoding putative glycolipid-binding domain-containing protein, translated to MSPPRVLGRAQWRYFRHPGIERAILSRTDHGFHLSGRARLRFPEGPTTVTYAIACDLAWAPRSAQVDLRQRRQRHFLHVEISEEGMWTIDGFCHRELAGFTDFDLSASPATNTLALKRLDLPVGGAAEIRTGWVVFPDLEVRAVTERYARVSESHYVYERLHNGFRAEFDVDRKGFVLHYPEFWERMPFSGPPRKRGAAKARRRRA
- a CDS encoding methyltransferase, coding for MGEQYSTPRPSSRRRPTRVAVHVRGLTLRLGTDAGVFSRGGLDRGTELLLEALHVGPCELILDLGCGYGVIGIAAAKLSERGHVILTDVNERAVRLARENLRANGVATAEVRLGSLYEPVAGLAFDHIVSNPPLRAGRSVVDRIVSEAPAHLLEGGQLWLVARTRQGADSLQRRMDEAFGNAEIVKRGSGYKVLRSTKTQGAV